The following coding sequences are from one Terriglobales bacterium window:
- a CDS encoding oligopeptide transporter, OPT family, producing MSTRTTAPPQPAPKFQSYVPASMQMPEFTFRAVILGLLMTGILGAANAYLGLKAGMTIAATYPAAVIGMSVLRIFKGSLLEENIARTIGSIGESVAAGAVFTIPAFVMAGLWPGLTRDQYWKSVALMVIGGTLGILLVTLLRRVMVEDPELPYPESVAASEIHKAGQQGAKAAKILFANMGFGGFMYLLGAINVFQPNNTFPVGISALGKRLLLRTSTNPNVATTVTGGTTLFTLPDVSPAYLGVGYIIGPRLASLNFAGGVLAWGLLVPLLTFTVGPYIQGSLPAGQTISWPLLAQAIYYSIVRPIAVGGMLVGASYTLFKMRKQLAIGMGRAVSDLRKSAAAHASTNRTERDLPAKVIFVGVAIVFVAMLVLYRYFISGAGNLSSSKVLVGALVAAAVMVVLGFFFAAVSGNLVGLIGSSNNPVSGLTLCTLVIAALLMVALGVSGTGGVAAVLGVAAVICVSSAVAGEMLQDLKVGHILGGTPAKMEVGDLLGVVVASLVLFFPLAVLDKAYHFGSPALSAPQAGLMSMLAKGIVGGDMAWPLVVVGILLGLCAILIEVKSVMLFAVGMYLPLGTTFAIFLGGVVRWLTDRLRDRRDFNDAQKARVDNAGVLTASGLIAGEALCGLVIAGLVGAGKDVALFKWASPIWVALAALVVLILVMIRVPLANAGSPDEPAPPTAIM from the coding sequence ATGAGCACTCGGACAACAGCGCCACCGCAACCCGCCCCTAAATTCCAGTCTTACGTTCCGGCCAGCATGCAGATGCCGGAATTTACCTTCCGGGCAGTGATCCTGGGCTTGCTGATGACCGGAATCCTAGGCGCAGCCAATGCCTATCTGGGCCTGAAAGCGGGAATGACCATTGCCGCGACGTACCCTGCGGCGGTGATCGGGATGTCGGTGCTGCGCATTTTCAAAGGCTCGCTGCTGGAAGAAAACATTGCGCGAACCATCGGTTCGATTGGCGAGTCGGTGGCAGCAGGCGCGGTGTTCACGATTCCCGCCTTCGTCATGGCGGGCCTGTGGCCGGGACTCACCAGAGACCAGTACTGGAAATCAGTGGCACTGATGGTGATCGGCGGAACACTGGGAATTTTGCTGGTGACGCTCCTCCGCCGCGTGATGGTTGAAGATCCCGAACTTCCTTATCCGGAATCGGTGGCAGCTTCTGAGATTCACAAGGCCGGCCAGCAGGGCGCCAAGGCCGCCAAAATTCTGTTCGCCAATATGGGCTTCGGCGGATTCATGTACCTGCTGGGCGCAATCAATGTCTTTCAGCCTAACAATACGTTTCCCGTCGGTATCAGCGCGTTGGGAAAGCGATTGCTGCTACGCACCAGCACCAATCCTAACGTGGCAACCACGGTGACTGGCGGTACCACGCTGTTCACCTTGCCCGACGTCAGTCCAGCCTATCTTGGCGTTGGATACATCATTGGTCCGCGACTGGCGTCTCTGAACTTCGCTGGCGGCGTGCTCGCCTGGGGATTGCTGGTTCCGCTTCTCACGTTCACCGTAGGGCCGTACATCCAGGGATCGCTGCCAGCAGGACAGACGATCTCATGGCCGCTGCTGGCTCAAGCCATCTATTACTCAATCGTGCGGCCGATCGCGGTGGGCGGAATGCTGGTGGGCGCAAGCTACACCCTTTTCAAGATGCGCAAGCAACTGGCGATCGGCATGGGCCGCGCCGTCTCGGACCTAAGGAAATCCGCCGCCGCGCACGCCAGCACCAATCGCACGGAGCGTGATCTCCCTGCCAAGGTGATCTTCGTGGGTGTGGCGATTGTTTTTGTGGCGATGCTGGTTCTGTACCGCTATTTCATTAGCGGCGCCGGGAATCTTTCCAGTTCGAAGGTGTTGGTGGGAGCGCTGGTCGCGGCCGCAGTGATGGTGGTGCTGGGATTCTTCTTCGCCGCAGTTTCCGGAAACCTTGTGGGACTGATTGGTTCGTCCAACAATCCAGTTTCCGGACTCACGCTCTGCACCCTGGTAATTGCAGCCCTCTTGATGGTCGCGCTCGGAGTGTCGGGTACAGGTGGAGTGGCGGCAGTTCTGGGAGTGGCGGCGGTCATCTGCGTTTCATCAGCAGTTGCCGGCGAAATGCTGCAGGATCTGAAGGTCGGTCACATCCTGGGAGGCACCCCGGCAAAAATGGAAGTGGGCGACCTGCTCGGCGTGGTGGTTGCATCGCTGGTGCTTTTCTTCCCGTTGGCAGTGCTCGACAAGGCATACCATTTTGGCAGCCCTGCCTTGTCCGCGCCGCAGGCAGGCTTGATGTCGATGTTGGCCAAGGGCATCGTCGGCGGTGACATGGCCTGGCCGCTGGTGGTCGTGGGCATTCTGCTCGGCCTTTGCGCGATCCTGATCGAGGTGAAGAGCGTGATGCTCTTCGCGGTCGGCATGTATCTGCCGCTGGGCACTACCTTCGCGATTTTCCTGGGTGGCGTGGTGCGTTGGCTTACCGATCGGCTGCGCGACCGCCGCGACTTCAACGACGCCCAAAAAGCCAGGGTGGACAATGCCGGCGTCCTCACCGCGTCGGGCTTGATCGCCGGTGAAGCTTTGTGTGGGCTGGTGATCGCAGGTTTGGTAGGTGCAGGGAAGGATGTGGCGCTGTTCAAGTGGGCGTCCCCGATCTGGGTGGCGCTTGCCGCGCTGGTCGTGCTTATCCTGGTGATGATCCGGGTGCCGCTGGCGAATGCCGGCAGTCCGGATGAGCCTGCGCCGCCGACAGCAATCATGTAG
- a CDS encoding ComF family protein, producing MSPPPFVRATAYGAYEGGLGELIHLFKYEQMRPAARVLGNLLAEAIEWLAPEIGEARPLVVPVPLHKTKLRQRGFNQSELIARAALKLKPGDLQLEMPPLLLVRRRATESQTGLTRSQRGENVRGAFQAREPERIAGRSILLVDDVFTTGTTIAECAHVLHRAGAERIWVVTVARVLKSEPKLEHKPEQQRRQVAEVRDLL from the coding sequence ATGAGCCCTCCGCCATTTGTACGCGCCACAGCCTACGGAGCCTACGAAGGCGGGTTGGGGGAGTTGATTCACTTGTTCAAATACGAACAAATGCGGCCGGCGGCTCGCGTCCTCGGGAATCTGCTCGCCGAAGCGATCGAGTGGCTGGCCCCCGAAATCGGCGAAGCCCGTCCGCTGGTGGTTCCGGTCCCATTGCACAAGACCAAGCTACGGCAACGCGGATTCAACCAGTCGGAACTCATCGCGCGTGCAGCGCTTAAGTTGAAGCCGGGGGACCTCCAACTGGAGATGCCTCCGCTGCTGCTGGTTCGCCGGCGCGCCACGGAGTCCCAGACCGGCCTCACTCGCAGCCAGCGCGGCGAGAATGTTCGCGGCGCTTTCCAGGCGCGAGAGCCTGAGCGGATTGCCGGCCGCAGCATCTTACTGGTAGACGATGTCTTTACGACCGGCACCACTATCGCGGAGTGTGCCCATGTGCTGCATCGAGCAGGCGCGGAGAGAATTTGGGTTGTTACTGTGGCTCGGGTGCTTAAGTCTGAGCCCAAACTTGAACACAAACCGGAACAGCAACGTAGACAGGTAGCAGAGGTTCGAGATTTACTGTAA
- a CDS encoding HNH endonuclease, which yields MNQPVLVLNASYEPINVCAARRAIVLVLKGVAMTEEENGAFLHAARLAMRVPSVIRLLEYRRIPHQTRALSRKNILLRDRNSCQYCGVVLASSDLTLDHVVPRSRGGNSTWENLVACCHPCNRIKGNQLPVEAGMKLTREPRSFNLHTSRHIMRLLGHSDDKWRKYLFY from the coding sequence ATGAACCAGCCCGTACTGGTGCTGAACGCTTCCTACGAGCCAATCAATGTTTGCGCCGCGCGGCGCGCCATCGTCCTGGTGCTCAAGGGCGTGGCCATGACCGAGGAGGAGAACGGCGCCTTCCTGCACGCGGCCCGTCTCGCCATGCGGGTTCCGTCAGTGATCCGGCTGCTGGAGTATCGCCGTATCCCGCATCAGACCCGCGCTCTCTCCCGGAAAAACATCCTGCTGCGCGACCGTAATTCCTGCCAGTATTGCGGCGTCGTCCTGGCTTCCAGCGACCTGACTCTTGATCACGTGGTTCCACGTTCCCGCGGAGGCAATTCCACCTGGGAAAATCTGGTGGCTTGCTGCCATCCCTGCAATCGCATAAAGGGAAATCAGCTGCCCGTGGAAGCCGGCATGAAGCTCACGCGCGAGCCGCGTTCTTTCAATCTCCATACCAGCCGCCACATCATGCGCCTGCTCGGCCACTCCGACGATAAGTGGCGGAAATATCTCTTTTACTAA